From Triplophysa dalaica isolate WHDGS20190420 chromosome 16, ASM1584641v1, whole genome shotgun sequence:
GAAGGTCGACGTAAACACACAATAGTAAACTTTGAGAGCGCGAGAACAAGCGCGAGCCTTTCGCTGACGTCACACCTCCCCCGCGAGCGCAACGCGAGAGCGATGTGTTGGAATGCGTGACTCTCGCACACTTCCTCGATCGACTTGAGAGTTTACAAATAACTTCGCACGAACCTTATTTTCACAACAAAATCGCCAAACTGCGCGTGAACACGAACGGTAAGTGCACGGGCTTGATTCCGTGGGGTTTCGGGGTGATCGGggtgtggttgtgtgtttggAGTGCTCGGGCCCGTCTAAGTTTGAGTGGAGTGAAAATGGAGGGTTGCATTGAAAGGGAGAGGCGCTGTCCAGGGCTGATCTGTGCTTGTGCATTTCAGCATGGAGtgagatcagatcagatcagatcaggACCACGGCTAACTCACACGCTAACCAAAGAATCACTtcaggcaaaaagtggacataAAACGAAAGAAGATAAAAAAGCACGACGTTTTTAAATCGACCCTGTTGCTTGAAAAGTGTAACTTTGTTATGTTGTCGTGTGGTTTGTGTTGTTGCGTGCAGTTTCCGCAAAGCAGTTGTACACATTGGTAGAAGCTTCGAAATGTAACTTTTTAGGGCAGATTTAACTATAAATTAGTTTTGTCACATAGTGTGCATGAACATTTCGTTTTAAATGCGCACGATGtcgtatttttgtgtttaagcTTTTTTCCGATTGGAAAACCCCCCAAATTTGTGAGGTGACTTGATTTTCCACACGTTTAACGCGATGTAGTTTTCAAGACGGTATTGtgatatgttttaataatacgCACTTAATGTTAGCGAGATAAACTCGATCTTGGTCTGCTTCAGATGACTCGTGTTTGGAGCTGTCCAACAAGGTCAAAGTTGTTCACTCCTTTTGACAACTTTGATTTAACGAAACCGCTTGAGTATTTCACACAAAGTTTGTTTGTGGTTTTGGCACACATGTTTGGGGCTTTGTGTATGAATATGCGTTAATCTCAACAAACTCTGGTGCTGAACAGCTTCAGTTCTCTGATAGTTTTCTTCTTCCTCCACTCGCTGGCTGAAGTTGGTGCTGTTTTAAAATGGCCGAACATGCATTTCTGAGCTTGCAAAACTGAGTCCATGCTCTGCTTCTTTGTGGGCAGACATACTTATTTTATTAGAACAGATGAATTGAAACtgtattttaagagtttttATGCAAACAAAATACACTTTTCATTTGGAtcgtaaaatgtttttatacagatgctgctgtatattttttcatacgtttaatttatcataaaatacaacaatagAGTTTGAAACAATGTTTAGTAAATAGTTTCACCATTATTTATTGATAagtgttgtttttctttaatggaAAAATTGTCATTTAGTTTATGTTAAGTTTAACTCGATATACAGGAATATAAACTGCTTTTTGAAAAGAATGTcttgaaaataatgaaatagtTTAAATAATGTCTCGGCATGTTTATTAACGTTCATGTGTAGTTAGAAAGCATCTTCATGCCTGCAAAATTGAATCATGGTTTGAGGGACATTGGGTTTTATACAAGCAcatatcatttatttgatatgaATAGATTGTCTTAGATTTTTGTATTCGGAAGTATAAAACTGAATCAACACTTTTACTAAAGATATGTAGAAAAGCAAGACTTTCTCACAGAACAACTCCGTTCAAAGACTTGTAAAATGATGTTTGATTAGATCAGTCAACCAAATACAAGTCACATGACAGAGCAGTCATGTGTGACCCTGCCTGTAGAACACAGCTAAAGtcatatttttgtgatttactgttttctgcATAAAATCTGCCTACGTAACACAAAGATCATTCTGTGAAAATTgatgtctttaatattgactaaaTTAAACCATGTCAAAGAATGAAATCATCGTAAAATCAATGGATGAAATCAAATTTTGTTGCTTGTTTTCTCAAAATTAGATTATGAGACTTTAACCTGATTTCACCAGCAATATTGAataaattctgtttaatttcCTTTATCagatattataaacaaaaagtCATAATGCACATTTACTAGGGGTGTGACGTGaacatgtaaacatcataaacctttgttaatcacagagcttattttttggCGAACTTTCAAATGTCTATGGGAAAGATGCATAGGCattcggtcgagggaaccagcgTGGCACCTACTTCcgggttggcctacaaaaatgCTCATCTCTGAGCCTCCCTATTGCGTGAGGATAATGTGTTACTCGCGAGATCTCGTGCCACCCCTaacatttacactttaaatTGCAGTTTACACTTTTAAGattaactttattaatattacgtttctgtttaattttcagCTGGTTGAGCATGTCTGCTCAAACAGTCTATCCCTCTACAGCTGGTATGTTCATGCCTGGTGTTGGCATTCCGCTGCCAGAGGTGAGCCATGACCTTCCCGAGCTTTCTCCGAACGAAGTGGCCGCCCCTCAGCTAGTGATGCTGGCTAATGTGGTGATATCGTCTGAAACATCTCCCTCAGACTGCAATGCAGAAGAGAAGCAAATGTTTGAACTCAAGACGGTTGGTAGCAGCAACTACTCTGACAGCGACGAAGAGGTGGTCGTCCGATACAGCCTTGACAATGAGATGTCCGAGAACAGTTACCCGGAACAGGCCACCCGAGTCGAGCCAGAGGTGAAGGAAAGAGCACCGCATCGTGACGAGATGGAAATAGCGGAGGACCTCTCTGAAAAAACCTCATCGGAATCCCGAACTACAGAAAAACGTAAGCGCATCCCGGTCGTTGTCTTCGAATCCAGCAAAAAGAAGAAACCCTTCTTTTGTAAACCCTGCCAATACCAGGCCGAGAACGAAGAGGACTTCATTCACCACATCGGCATTCACAGCGCCAAGAAGATTATTGCGGTAAACAGGGCAGCTGATTCAGATGACGACTTGGGCAGCGAATCCGGACAACCTCAGACACCCAACGCGGAGAACGGTGAAAGTCTAAGTAACTCTAAAGGTGTGATACGCTGCGAGCGCTGCGGATACAACACCAACCGCTATGATCACTATATGGCTCATCTTAAACATCATACCAAAGAGGGAGAAGATCAGAAAGTTTTCAGATGCACCATTTGCCCTTACACCACCATCAGTCAATACCACTGGAAAAAACATCTGAGAAATCACTTTCCAAGCAAGCTTTTCACGTGCAACCAATGCTCTTATTTTTCGGATCGCAAAAATAACTACATACAGCACATCCGGACCCACACTGgtatgtttgaaataaaattgtacattttatttacgtTGTTagtccaaaaatctttcttgaTGTACATCCTTATTTTGTTGGTTCAAACCTGAACCgatgattttctttctcttcagtTTGTTGGACAAATAATcaatcaaaagcttttttgtgtttttctgactTTTCAAAGCTAATATGAACATTTGCTTATTGTTTTCCAGGTGAGCGTCCATTTCAGTGCATATACTGTGAATACTCAAGTTCACAAAAAACTCACCTTACTAGACACATGAGAACCCATTCAGGTAAGTTTATTCAgtctatttttaaaatatattgaaatttGTACTGCAGGGTTCGATTTGATGTTAGCTTACAACTCTCTTTTCATCTTGTCAAtgatgtttctcttttctttgcaCTCCATGGAGCCAGATGGCTCTGGATAAAATGGTACACGGTTTGTGGTATACAGAGTGAATTACAATGTGATTCTGTATTGTGATGCATCCGCTCGTATTTTATCTGTCTCCCCGCATGAGATTTGCATCTGTGTTCCTCTTAAAATGTCAATATAAAAGGTTGATTGTTCAGCCTTGACCTTATCCTTATGCTCTTTTTACAATAGGTGAGAGGCCTTTCAAATGTGACAGCTGCAGTTACCTGGCAGCCAACCAACACGAAGTGACCCGCCATGCCAGACAGGTCCACAATGGTCCCAAGCCCCTGAGCTGCCCTTACTGTCAGTATAAAACGGCAGACCGTAGcaactttaaaaaacatgtcGAGCTTCACGTCAACCCTCGCCAGTTTCTTTGCCCGGTGTGCAAGTACGCAGCATCCAAGAAGTGCAACCTGCAGTACCACATCAAGTCAAGACACCCAGGGTATTCTGATATTTCATTGGATGTGTCAAAGGTGAGGCTGCGTGTCAAAAGAACAGACGGCGATGACCTGCCCACAAACACAGAGGACAAGGTTCCAGATGAGATTGGAGAGGGAGAAAATGATGATGGAGAACAAGCAGGAGAATTGGATGACATTGAATCAGGCCCTATCAACCTCTCCATTAAGAAACCAAGTAAGCCTACATCTTCTCCAGAGAATGAACTGATGGAGCGGACTAGAACGAAAAACACTGATATCAGTGGTAAAGAGAAACCTGGAAAGCCAATCCAACAACCTATTGAGAAAACCGAAGAGAAAAAGTCAGCGCCGAAAAGTGatggaaaagagaaaaacaagaagGACAAACGAAAGACTTCTGGAAAAGTTACAGACGTCACAACCACACAACCAGAGGTATGCATGAACAAACAAGACAGCAAAAAGGAGAAAGAGATTAAAAAGGTTGAGAAGAAATCCAAATCTTTGGAGAAGGTTGCAAAGGGTCGTCCTAAGAAAGAGAAACCTTTAAAGGAGGCATCGAAAGAAGCAACTGCAAAACATCAAACTACTGGTGCAGAGTTGCAAAGATTGGATTTGGACAAAGAAAGATTTGAGAAAGACctagataaaaaacaaaaagagaaggAGGAAAGAAAGAGGCAAGAGAAGGAAAACAACTCACAGAACGAGACTGTAAATGAGCCGGCAATGGAGAACGAAGGTGCAAAGAATTGCAGGAAACCTCAAAGCAAGAAGCCAtgcaagaaacaaacaaaattagCAAAGGTAAACACTGTAAAAGACACACAGAGTACAGAGGCAATCCAAGAGGTCAGGACTAAACCAGCAAAAAGAAAAGCAGAGGCCATGGATGTATTAGAGGCTTCAGTACAGAACTGTTCTTCCAAGCAGGTCAAGCGCAAGAAGAAGGATGCAACCAACCCATCGCCATCATCCGGTCCTCCAGTGACAAATCGTACCATACCTGAGATTCTTAAGGACATGATGAGCAAAAGCAAGAACAAGAGTCCAGACAAACCTGAGAAGCATGTCTTGGACCCCAAAAATACTTGTGACAGTAATGAGGAACCAGAGAAGTCAAGCACCCCACAGACTGAAAAGTCACCTATGACAGAACCACTCAAAGTACTTGATGGACCAGACCAGCAAACGCCGACAAAGGTGAACTGCCAAGACGAGGTAGTTGACATGACCAATTCTGTTGAGCACCAACCCACACATCAAACTCCTGAAGGCAAGACCTTAACCAATGACATATCAGAGGTGGACAGTGGAAATGAGATGCCATCGCCTACAGACAGTGAGACTTGCCCAGGGTTCAGCCAACAGCAAGCTGTTGTCAGCCCAACCCTTGAACTTCCAGGTCCACCCAGTCACAAATCCACTTATGCGGAGGACGATGAGGGTATCCATAGTCACGATGGGGGAAGTGACATCAGTGACAGTGCCTCTGAAGGAAGCTACGACTCTGGTCTCAACGGTTTAGCGGCTGCCATAGAAGGTGGAGACAAACTTCCAGAGACTCCTACCGAGGAGCTTCCTTCTCCCAGCAAACTGCTCAGTCACACATGTATCTTCTGTGACCGTACCTTCTCCATGGAGGTGGACTACCGTCGCCATCTGAACCGCCATCTTGTGAACGTGTATTACTTGGAGGGGACGGCTCAGGGTGACAAGTAAAGGGGAGATTTTATTTGGACATCTCTTGTGTCAGTTTATGAGCAGGCTTTTTCAATGCCTTCTATGGATGATTTTTAGTGTTTAGCTTGACATGACTTGATTTCATACCAcagtattcattcatttagcaTATGAAGTCTTTTGTTAACATGGTAGATCACATTCTGCTTTTTTACCTAGAACTATACATGTTGTCTTTTGGATCACATCCAGCTGAATCTGATGTATTTTATGACTAAATAAGCATCTATGTTTTTTCCCGCATTTATTATCACACTACTTGGAAGCAACCAAACGGAGAAAGGCAGTACACTTTTACCCTCCATCCCTGCAAAGATGTGCGCTCAGACAGACCCAGGTGGTCCTGCCATGAATAGGCCGGATGATAAAAGGGCTTTCACAGTCTTTGTGTTGTTCCACTCAAGTGGAGCAGCTCCATCACTGGTCAGAAAGAcaaagtgtgtgtttaaagc
This genomic window contains:
- the rest gene encoding RE1-silencing transcription factor produces the protein MSAQTVYPSTAGMFMPGVGIPLPEVSHDLPELSPNEVAAPQLVMLANVVISSETSPSDCNAEEKQMFELKTVGSSNYSDSDEEVVVRYSLDNEMSENSYPEQATRVEPEVKERAPHRDEMEIAEDLSEKTSSESRTTEKRKRIPVVVFESSKKKKPFFCKPCQYQAENEEDFIHHIGIHSAKKIIAVNRAADSDDDLGSESGQPQTPNAENGESLSNSKGVIRCERCGYNTNRYDHYMAHLKHHTKEGEDQKVFRCTICPYTTISQYHWKKHLRNHFPSKLFTCNQCSYFSDRKNNYIQHIRTHTGERPFQCIYCEYSSSQKTHLTRHMRTHSGERPFKCDSCSYLAANQHEVTRHARQVHNGPKPLSCPYCQYKTADRSNFKKHVELHVNPRQFLCPVCKYAASKKCNLQYHIKSRHPGYSDISLDVSKVRLRVKRTDGDDLPTNTEDKVPDEIGEGENDDGEQAGELDDIESGPINLSIKKPSKPTSSPENELMERTRTKNTDISGKEKPGKPIQQPIEKTEEKKSAPKSDGKEKNKKDKRKTSGKVTDVTTTQPEVCMNKQDSKKEKEIKKVEKKSKSLEKVAKGRPKKEKPLKEASKEATAKHQTTGAELQRLDLDKERFEKDLDKKQKEKEERKRQEKENNSQNETVNEPAMENEGAKNCRKPQSKKPCKKQTKLAKVNTVKDTQSTEAIQEVRTKPAKRKAEAMDVLEASVQNCSSKQVKRKKKDATNPSPSSGPPVTNRTIPEILKDMMSKSKNKSPDKPEKHVLDPKNTCDSNEEPEKSSTPQTEKSPMTEPLKVLDGPDQQTPTKVNCQDEVVDMTNSVEHQPTHQTPEGKTLTNDISEVDSGNEMPSPTDSETCPGFSQQQAVVSPTLELPGPPSHKSTYAEDDEGIHSHDGGSDISDSASEGSYDSGLNGLAAAIEGGDKLPETPTEELPSPSKLLSHTCIFCDRTFSMEVDYRRHLNRHLVNVYYLEGTAQGDK